One genomic segment of Syngnathus acus chromosome 1, fSynAcu1.2, whole genome shotgun sequence includes these proteins:
- the LOC119130012 gene encoding GTP-binding protein Rhes-like, with product MSLGVKEKTQVRLVFLGAAGVGKTALIRRFLQDTFEAKHRRTVEELHSREYDIGGVKITVEILDTSGSYSFPAMRKLSIQNSDAFALVYAVDDPESLEVVKSLREEILEIKEDKYTPIVVVGNKTDRGGERRVSEDDVLSIVEMDWNNSYLEASAKDNVNVVEVFKELLQQANLPSRLSPALRRRRETLPKPAGFRPPMNKTNSCILS from the coding sequence ATGTCACTGGGAGTGAAGGAGAAGACCCAGGTGCGTCTTGTCTTCCTGGGGGCGGCCGGAGTGGGCAAGACGGCCCTGATACGCCGCTTCCTGCAGGACACGTTTGAAGCCAAACACCGGCGCACGGTGGAGGAGCTCCACAGCCGGGAGTACGACATAGGTGGCGTCAAGATCACCGTGGAGATCCTGGACACCAGCGGCAGCTACTCCTTCCCGGCCATGCGCAAGCTCTCCATCCAGAACAGCGACGCTTTTGCGCTGGTCTACGCCGTGGATGACCCTGAGTCTCTGGAGGTGGTCAAGAGCCTGCGGGAGGAGATCCTGGAGATCAAGGAGGACAAGTACACGCCCATCGTGGTGGTGGGCAACAAGACTGACCGCGGGGGAGAGAGGCGGGTGTCTGAAGATGATGTGCTGTCCATCGTGGAGATGGACTGGAACAACAGCTACCTGGAGGCTTCGGCCAAGGACAACGTCAACGTGGTGGAGGTGTTCAAGGAACTCCTGCAGCAAGCCAACCTGCCGAGCCGCCTCAGTCCGGCTCTGCGTCGACGCAGGGAGACCTTACCCAAACCCGCTGGCTTCAGGCCCCCCATGAACAAGACCAACAGCTGCATCCTGTCCTAA
- the LOC119129732 gene encoding phosphoribosyl pyrophosphate synthase-associated protein 1-like isoform X1: MPIRRFGGHRSVVKRCETPKLSSGFSNMNVSRSGYRVFSANSSSACSELAKKITERLGVELGKSVVYQEGNAETRVDVKESVRGQDIFIIQTIPRDVNTAIMELLITAYALKTSCAKNIIGVIPYFPYSKQCKMRKRGSIVCKLLAAMLAKAGLTHIITMDLHQKEIQGFFSFPVDNLRASPFLIQYIQEEIPNYRNAVIVAKSPSAAKRAQSYAERLRLDLAVLHGAAPNLESNMGDGPCSPPPPARSSAGHTGLELPCGSRSRAAFPGIDLPMMMAKEKPPITVVGDVGGRIAIIVDDIIDNAEEFVAAAEILKERGAYKIFIMATHGLLSAEAPRLIEESAIDEVVVTNTVPHEVQKLQCPKIKTVDVSMILAEAIRRIHNGESMAYLFRNIALDD; this comes from the exons ATGCCGATAAGGCGTTTCGGCGGTCACAGGTCTGTGGTGAAACGCTGTGAAACGCCCAAGCTCTCGTCTGGTTTCTCCAACATGAACGTGTCAAGAAGTGGATACCGTGTTTTTTCCGCCAACTCCAGCAGCGCCTGTTCCGAGTTAGCCAAGAAAATAACAGA ACGCTTGGGTGTAGAGTTGGGCAAGTCGGTGGTCTACCAAGAAGGAAACGCAG AGACCCGGGTGGATGTGAAGGAGTCGGTGCGGGGACAAGACATCTTCATCATTCAGACCATTCCCAG AGACGTCAACACGGCCATCATGGAGCTGCTGATCACGGCGTACGCCCTGAAAACGTCCTGCGCCAAGAACATCATCGGGGTCATCCCTTACTTCCCTTACAGCAAGCAGTGCAAGATGAGGAAGAGGGGCTCCATCGTTTGCAAGCTACTCGCCGCCATGTTGGCCAAGGCCG GACTGACGCACATCATCACCATGGACCTTCATCAGAAGGAAATTCAGGGTTTCTTCAGCTTCCCTGTTGACAACTTGAGAGCTTCGCCCTTCCTCATCCAGTACATCCAAGAAGAG ATCCCAAACTACAGGAACGCTGTCATTGTGGCAAAGTCCCCGTCGGCTGCCAAGAG GGCTCAGTCCTACGCCGAGAGGCTGCGGCTCGATTTGGCCGTCCTGCACGGCGCCGCTCCCAATCTGGAGTCCAACATGGGCGACGGGCCGtgctcgccgccgccgcctgctCGCTCCAGCGCCGGACACACTGGCTTGGAGCTGCCAT GCGGCAGCAGGTCACGTGCGGCCTTCCCTGGGATTGACCTTCCAA TGATGATGGCTAAGGAGAAGCCACCCATTACTGTCGTCGGAGACGTGGGAGGAAGAATCGCCATCATTGTT GATGACATCATCGACAACGCGGAGGAGTTTGTGGCCGCCGCAGAGATCCTGAAGGAGCGAGGCGCTTACAAGATCTTCATCATGGCCACGCACGGCCTGCTGTCTGCTGAGGCACCCAGACTCATTGAAGAATCTGCCATtgatgag GTAGTGGTTACCAACACAGTGCCCCACGAAGTGCAGAAGCTGCAGTGCCCAAAGATCAAGACGGTGGACGTGAGCATGATCCTGGCCGAAGCTATCCGCCGCATCCACAACGGGGAGTCCATGGCCTACCTGTTCCGCAACATCGCCCTGGACGACTGA
- the LOC119129732 gene encoding phosphoribosyl pyrophosphate synthase-associated protein 1-like isoform X2, producing MPIRRFGGHRSVVKRCETPKLSSGFSNMNVSRSGYRVFSANSSSACSELAKKITERLGVELGKSVVYQEGNAETRVDVKESVRGQDIFIIQTIPRDVNTAIMELLITAYALKTSCAKNIIGVIPYFPYSKQCKMRKRGSIVCKLLAAMLAKAGLTHIITMDLHQKEIQGFFSFPVDNLRASPFLIQYIQEEIPNYRNAVIVAKSPSAAKRAQSYAERLRLDLAVLHGAAPNLESNMGDGPCSPPPPARSSAGHTGLELPLMMAKEKPPITVVGDVGGRIAIIVDDIIDNAEEFVAAAEILKERGAYKIFIMATHGLLSAEAPRLIEESAIDEVVVTNTVPHEVQKLQCPKIKTVDVSMILAEAIRRIHNGESMAYLFRNIALDD from the exons ATGCCGATAAGGCGTTTCGGCGGTCACAGGTCTGTGGTGAAACGCTGTGAAACGCCCAAGCTCTCGTCTGGTTTCTCCAACATGAACGTGTCAAGAAGTGGATACCGTGTTTTTTCCGCCAACTCCAGCAGCGCCTGTTCCGAGTTAGCCAAGAAAATAACAGA ACGCTTGGGTGTAGAGTTGGGCAAGTCGGTGGTCTACCAAGAAGGAAACGCAG AGACCCGGGTGGATGTGAAGGAGTCGGTGCGGGGACAAGACATCTTCATCATTCAGACCATTCCCAG AGACGTCAACACGGCCATCATGGAGCTGCTGATCACGGCGTACGCCCTGAAAACGTCCTGCGCCAAGAACATCATCGGGGTCATCCCTTACTTCCCTTACAGCAAGCAGTGCAAGATGAGGAAGAGGGGCTCCATCGTTTGCAAGCTACTCGCCGCCATGTTGGCCAAGGCCG GACTGACGCACATCATCACCATGGACCTTCATCAGAAGGAAATTCAGGGTTTCTTCAGCTTCCCTGTTGACAACTTGAGAGCTTCGCCCTTCCTCATCCAGTACATCCAAGAAGAG ATCCCAAACTACAGGAACGCTGTCATTGTGGCAAAGTCCCCGTCGGCTGCCAAGAG GGCTCAGTCCTACGCCGAGAGGCTGCGGCTCGATTTGGCCGTCCTGCACGGCGCCGCTCCCAATCTGGAGTCCAACATGGGCGACGGGCCGtgctcgccgccgccgcctgctCGCTCCAGCGCCGGACACACTGGCTTGGAGCTGCCAT TGATGATGGCTAAGGAGAAGCCACCCATTACTGTCGTCGGAGACGTGGGAGGAAGAATCGCCATCATTGTT GATGACATCATCGACAACGCGGAGGAGTTTGTGGCCGCCGCAGAGATCCTGAAGGAGCGAGGCGCTTACAAGATCTTCATCATGGCCACGCACGGCCTGCTGTCTGCTGAGGCACCCAGACTCATTGAAGAATCTGCCATtgatgag GTAGTGGTTACCAACACAGTGCCCCACGAAGTGCAGAAGCTGCAGTGCCCAAAGATCAAGACGGTGGACGTGAGCATGATCCTGGCCGAAGCTATCCGCCGCATCCACAACGGGGAGTCCATGGCCTACCTGTTCCGCAACATCGCCCTGGACGACTGA